TAAATGAAAATGCAGTTAGAAATGCTTTTGCTGTTGATATGGCAATGGGTGGTTCTTCAAATACTGTTTTACATATGTTAGCAATTGCAAAAGAAGCAAAAGTTAATTTTAACCTTGAAGATATTAACTCTATTTCTAAAAGAGTTTCTCATATTGCAAAAATTTCTCCATCTTTATCTACTGTTCACATGGAAGATATTAATAAAGCTGGTGGTGTAAATGCAGTTATGAAAGAGATGACAAAAAGAGGTGATGATATTTTAATAGATAACCCAACAATCTCGGGAGAAACTATTTTAGAAAAAATCAAAGATGCTTACATCAAAGATACAAATATTATCCACACAATTGATAATCCTTATTCTCAAGTTGGTGGATTAGCTATTTTATACGGTAACCTAGCAGAACAAGGTGCAGTTATTAAAACAGCTGGTATTACAGGAGATAGAGTATTTACTGGACGTGCTGTATGTTTTGATGGACAACCAGAAGCTATTAAAGGTATTGTTGAAGGTAAAGTTCAAGCTGGAGATGTAGTTGTTATTAGATACGAAGGTCCTAAAGGTGGTCCAGGTATGCAAGAGATGTTAGCACCTACTTCACTTATTATGGGAATGGGACTTGGAGATAAAGTTGCATTAATTACTGATGGAAGATTTTCAGGGGCAACTAGAGGAGCTTCAATTGGACACGTTTCTCCAGAAGCAGCTGAAGGTGGAATGATTGGTTTATTAAAAGATGGAGATGAGATTCACATCGATGTTGACCAATATATTTTATCTGTAAATCTAACTGATGAGGAAATAGCAAGTAGAAAAGCTGAGTTTAAACCTCTTAAAAAACCTCTTAACTCTTCTTGGTTAGGACAATATAGAGCACTTGTAACAAATGCAAGCTCAGGAGCAGTTTTAAAAACTGATTTATAAAAAAGAGTATGAGTTTTCTCATACTTCTTTTCCACAATTATTTTACATTGTATTAATTTTTTATTTACGATTTATTCAAAAATAGTTTACATTTAGCTATTATAATTCTTTTAAATATAATTAAAAAAGGATGAAAATGTTAAAGAAACTATATTTCACAGTAATATTCATTGCCACATGTTCATTTGCACAATCAATTGATTTTCAAATGGCAGAAAAAAACCCACAAAGAGTAGCTCCAAGTAATCCAAATCAAATTTTATCTTTCAATGAAAGTATTAAAGACC
This sequence is a window from Halarcobacter bivalviorum. Protein-coding genes within it:
- the ilvD gene encoding dihydroxy-acid dehydratase — protein: MRSNEIKKGYDRTPHRSLLRATGLKDEDFDKPFIGVANSFIELIPGHFFLDKVSQIIKEEIKANGCVPFEFNTIGVDDGIAMGHDGMLFSLPSRELIANSIETVMNAHKLDAMIAIPNCDKIVPGMIMGALRVNVPTIFVSGGPMQKGHTKDGQPIDLATAFEAVGKFEKGDMNEEELKDIECNACPSGGSCSGMFTANSMNTLMEAMGIALPGNGTILALTPEREELYRKAARRICEIAKDEKARQDYKLTNILNENAVRNAFAVDMAMGGSSNTVLHMLAIAKEAKVNFNLEDINSISKRVSHIAKISPSLSTVHMEDINKAGGVNAVMKEMTKRGDDILIDNPTISGETILEKIKDAYIKDTNIIHTIDNPYSQVGGLAILYGNLAEQGAVIKTAGITGDRVFTGRAVCFDGQPEAIKGIVEGKVQAGDVVVIRYEGPKGGPGMQEMLAPTSLIMGMGLGDKVALITDGRFSGATRGASIGHVSPEAAEGGMIGLLKDGDEIHIDVDQYILSVNLTDEEIASRKAEFKPLKKPLNSSWLGQYRALVTNASSGAVLKTDL